Proteins from a single region of Candidatus Woesearchaeota archaeon:
- a CDS encoding acyltransferase, translating into MSFTNIKDLKDTFKKLIDNEDDRFHPLVLIHGQPELGNNIYVGAFSEINARHSSVKIGNNCDIASFVSINVADSHKRVLGLSEEIERKPIVIENNVFIGSHSFVKAGAHIGHHSVVAAGTMVNGVAIPPYSLIYGNPMQIKEGYYKKYKKLVD; encoded by the coding sequence ATGTCTTTTACAAATATAAAAGATTTAAAAGATACCTTTAAAAAACTAATTGATAATGAAGATGATAGGTTTCATCCTCTTGTTTTAATTCATGGACAACCAGAGTTAGGAAATAATATTTATGTGGGGGCATTTTCTGAAATCAATGCACGGCATAGTTCAGTGAAAATAGGCAACAATTGCGATATTGCTTCGTTTGTATCAATTAATGTAGCTGATTCTCATAAAAGAGTTCTTGGTTTGTCAGAAGAAATTGAAAGAAAGCCCATTGTTATAGAGAATAATGTGTTCATTGGTTCTCATTCTTTTGTCAAAGCAGGGGCGCATATTGGGCATCACTCAGTTGTTGCTGCCGGAACCATGGTAAATGGCGTTGCTATTCCACCATATTCTCTTATTTATGGCAATCCTATGCAAATAAAAGAAGGATATTACAAAAAATACAAAAAACTTGTGGATTGA